The Erigeron canadensis isolate Cc75 chromosome 4, C_canadensis_v1, whole genome shotgun sequence genome window below encodes:
- the LOC122598432 gene encoding putative pumilio homolog 8, chloroplastic translates to MYGMYNNDNGQSSSSAAASHDPMPKSYVFSRYPYIELPESSFRNEVDESLVDGLGRMYIDQGRNEGLLCDNRTSLSRFGDSDYLPANPHFSRIPMYSGSEMNPVFFGFQQNCGISENVLSQLNFERNLLNYGYQWGIPGPVGMNPMCESGVGMPMQNVPYVTRSKAKSNTNHDPKQFHMAGGGSPNIRNTRRGLESGLESVAASEESLIIQGEDLSRVRKRLVSPCEFGRTKVDLSSSSHLTAARRRIFLMAKDQHGCRLLQKIFDDGNPQHVQIVFNEIIGHVVELMINPFGNYLMQKLLEVCNEEQRMHILMAITQERRELVQISLNTHGTRVVQKLIETIKTRQEIELVISALEPGFLALIKDLNGNHVIQRCLQCFSNEDNKFIFEAAANFCVEIATHQHGCCVLQRCISHATEEHHEKLVLEISKNGFILAQDAFGNYVVQYILEQQIPLAVSQLTSQFKGNYVHLATQKFSSHVVEKCLAISDGQIRSTIIRELILATHFEQLLQDPHANYVVQTALRVSEGPLHDLLVNVIESHKAISRSSPYSKRIFSNKLLRR, encoded by the exons ATGTATGGTAtgtataataatgataatggtcaatcatcatcatcagcagcagcatcaCATGACCCTATGCCTAAGTCTTATGTCTTTTCTAGATACCCTTATATAGAACTGCCCGAATCGTCTTTTCGTAATGAAGTTGATGAAAGTTTGGTTGATGGACTAGGTAGAATGTATATTGATCAGGGTCGAAATGAGGGTTTACTTTGCGATAACCGAACTAGTTTGAGTAGGTTTGGGGACTCTGATTATCTTCCTGCTAACCCTCATTTTTCGAGGATTCCTATGTATTCTGGTAGTGAAATGAATCCAGTGTTTTTCGGTTTTCAGCAAAATTGTGGGATTTCTGAGAATGTGTTGTCTCAATTGAATTTTGAAAGGAATTTATTGAATTATGGTTATCAATGGGGGATTCCAGGTCCTGTTGGGATGAATCCGATGTGTGAAAGTGGTGTAGGTATGCCTATGCAAAATGTACCTTATGTGACCCGGTCTAAAGCTAAGAGTAACACGAACCATGACCCGAAACAGTTTCACATGGCAGGAGGTGGTTCACCAAATATTAGAAACACTCGTAGAGGGCTTGAGTCTGGGCTCGAAAGTGTAGCAGCTAGTGAGGAAAGTTTGATCATTCAAGGTGAAGACTTAAGTCGGGTTAGAAAGAGGTTAGTGAGTCCCTGTGAATTTGGTCGAACCAAAGTTGATTTATCTAGTTCATCACACTTGACAGCAGCCCGAAGACGTATTTTTCTGATGGCAAAAGATCAACACGGGTGTCGTCTTCTACAAAAGATTTTTGATGATGGAAATCCACAACATGTGCAAATTGTATTTAATGAGATTATTGGGCATGTTGTCGAACTTATGATCAATCCTTTTGGGAATTACCTTATGCAAAAACTTTTGGAAGTGTGTAATGAAGAACAAAGAATGCATATTTTGATGGCGATAACTCAGGAACGAAGGGAACTTGTTCAAATTTCACTAAATACTCATGG AACTCGGGTGGTACAGAAGCTCATAGAGACTATAAAGACTAGGCAGGAAATTGAGCTTGTTATTTCTGCACTTGAACCAGGGTTTCTTGCTCTTATAAAGGATCTAAATGGTAATCATGTCATTCAGCGTTGCTTGCAGTGCTTCAGCAATGAAGATAATAAG TTCATATTCGAAGCTGCAGCAAACTTTTGTGTTGAAATTGCCACACATCAGCATGGGTGTTGCGTGTTGCAAAGATGTATCAGCCACGCAACTGAAGAACACCATGAAAAACTAGTCTTGGAAATTTCAAAAAATGGCTTTATTTTGGCACAAGATGCATTTGG AAACTATGTTGTACAGTACATTCTCGAGCAGCAGATTCCCTTAGCAGTGTCCCAACTGACCTCACAGTTTAAGGGTAATTATGTGCACCTTGCTACCCAAAAATTCAGTAGCCACGTGGTCGAGAAATGTTTAGCTATATCAGACGGTCAAATCAGGTCAACCATCATTCGTGAGCTGATCTTGGCTACTCATTTCGAACAGTTGCTGCAAGATCCACATGCTAACTATGTTGTTCAAACCGCCCTTCGTGTTTCTGAG GGTCCACTTCATGACTTGTTGGTGAATGTGATTGAATCTCACAAAGCAATTTCAAGAAGCAGCCCATATTCGAAGAGGATTTTCTCAAACAAGCTTTTGAGAAGGTGA